From the Astatotilapia calliptera chromosome 6, fAstCal1.2, whole genome shotgun sequence genome, one window contains:
- the tspan34a gene encoding tetraspanin 34a: MCCSSFLKIMMFIFNGGIFLAGAVILGVGIWVQVDRSSFLDILDEVEDSSSLSQLANVSYLLIAVGAVLVLIGFLGCCGAIRESKCMLLTFFSIVLIIFLIEVAGAIVLFVFKDVAGELLQELEKNVQKSIKNNYGKENQLTSVWSNTMKELKCCGYRNYTDFTNSPFNSNGLYPAPCCNSTISAEKCNENEAQHSNIDGCFDKLLQLIEDNALVIAGVAMGIAALEIAAMVVSMVLYCKARKDR, from the exons ATGTGTTGTTCCAGCTTTCTCAAAATTATGATGTTCATCTTCAATGGCGGCATCTTT TTAGCAGGTGCCGTCATTCTGGGTGTGGGAATTTGGGTGCAGGTGGACAGGAGTTCCTTTCTGGATATACTGGATGAGGTGGAAGACTCCTCCTCCTTATCACAACTGGCAAACGTCAGCTACCTGCTCATCGCCGTGGGTGCTGTACTAGTTCTGATTGGCTTCCTGGGCTGCTGCGGTGCCATCAGGGAGAGCAAGTGCATGCTGCTGACG TTCTTCAGTATTGTTTTGATTATCTTCCTCATCGAGGTTGCAGGAGCCATTGTGCTCTTTGTCTTCAAAGATGTG GCTGGTGAGCTTCTTCAGGAACTGGAGAAAAACGTCCAAAAGAGCATTAAAAACAACTATGGAAAGGAAAACCAGCTGACTTCTGTCTGGAGCAACACAATGAAAGAG CTTAAATGCTGTGGATACAGGAACTACACAGATTTTACAAACTCGCCTTTTAACAGTAACGGTCTCTATCCAGCCCCATGCTGTAATTCAACCATCAGTGCTGAGAAATGCAATGAAAATGAAGCGCAACATTCG aaCATCGATGGCTGCTTTGACAAACTGCTGCAGCTGATAGAGGACAACGCTCTGGTCATTGCAGGTGTGGCAATGGGGATCGCTGCTCTCGAG ATCGCTGCCATGGTGGTTTCAATGGTTCTCTACTGCAAGGCTAGAAAAGATCGATAA
- the dand5 gene encoding DAN domain family member 5: MALLIAFIFLSSWTAAALTLPYSSYVKGSRVDFESSGSGPEEPVRGIVKVVQLDHHTLTQSGFFRRGLTPRRAPSHSTRLPFPSFLSRGRPGQAVGNKAPVNPLHNLRPKNPTELELKKKQGLQMWQKVIDKGGKMSLPVNLKDMKQTCTAVPFTQHVTADGCETVTVHNKLCFGQCSSLFVPSEGEFEGLSPETGAFHRRAPCSRCAPSKAQTVTVPLRCGADVREKRLMVVEECKCETGREEKSAMAAGSRHV; encoded by the exons ATGGCTCTCCTCATCGCCTTTATCTTTTTGTCAAGTTGGACAGCGGCGGCTCTTACACTTCCTTACAGCTCGTATGTGAAAGGATCCAGGGTTGATTTTGAGTCATCTGGCAGCGGACCAGAGGAACCTGTCCGGGGGATTGTCAAGGTTGTGCAGCTGGACCATCATACCCTGACCCAGTCTGGATTCTTCAGAAGAGGACTGACCCCCAGAAGAGCCCCTTCCCACAGTACCAGACTGCCCTTCCCTTCCTTCTTGTCTCGCGGTCGTCCAGGTCAGGCTGTGGGCAACAAGGCTCCTGTAAATCCACTACACAACCTGCGCCCTAAAAACCCCACTGAGTTAGAGCTAAAGAAGAAGCAGGGCCTGCAAATGTGGCAGAAAGTCATAGATAAAGGCGGCAAGATGTCTTTGCCAGTGAACCTGAAGGACATGAAGCAGACATGCACTGCAGTACCTTTCACTCAG CATGTGACAGCAGATGGATGCGAAACAGTGACAGTACACAACAAGCTGTGTTTCGGCCAATGCAGCTCCCTCTTTGTCCCGTCTGAAGGAGAGTTTGAAGGACTGAGTCCTGAGACAGGAGCCTTCCACCGGCGGGCCCCCTGCTCCCGCTGTGCACCATCAAAAGCTCAGACTGTTACTGTGCCTCTGCGCTGTGGAGCCGACGTACGGGAGAAGCGACTGATGGTGGTGGAAGAGTGCAAGTGTGAGACAGGCCGTGAAGAAAAGAGCGCCATGGCTGCAGGTTCCAGGCACGTGTAA